One segment of Urocitellus parryii isolate mUroPar1 chromosome 5, mUroPar1.hap1, whole genome shotgun sequence DNA contains the following:
- the LOC113189764 gene encoding keratin, type II cytoskeletal 75, translated as MSRQSTITFQTGSRRGFSTASATTPALGRSRFSSVSVARSTGGNGGLGRISGAGAGFGSRSLYNLGGSKRVSIGGCGGNFRSGFGNRASGGFGVSSGFGYGGSIGGGFGGPGFPACPSGGIQEVTVNQSLLTPLNLQIDPTIQRVRKEEREQIKTLNNKFASFIDKVRFLEQQNKVLETKWTLLQEQNTKTVRQSLEPLFDTYINDLRRQLEGITTERGRLDAELRNMQEVVEDFKVRYEDEINKRTAAENEFVALKKDVDGAYMNKVELEAKVDSLTDQINFLRMIFEAELSQMQTQVSDTSVVLSMDNNRSLDLDSIIAEVKAQYEDIANRSRAEAESWYQTKYEELQVTAGRHGDDLRNTKQEISEMNRMIQRLRAEIDSVKKQCASLQTAIADAEQRGELALKDARAKLVDLEEALQKAKQDMARLLREYQELMNVKLALDVEIATYRKLLEGEECRLSGEGVSPVNISVVTSTVSSGHGGGSSLGGGSLGLGAGSSYSFTTSGGHGLGGSGFTASSNRGLGGSGSSVKFVSTTSSSRKSYKH; from the exons ATGTCTCGGCAGTCCACCATCACCTTCCAGACCGGCAGCCGCAGGGGCTTCAGCACAGCTTCGGCCACCACCCCAGCCTTGGGTCGCTCCCGCTTCAGTTCCGTCTCCGTGGCCCGCTCCACTGGGGGCAATGGAGGACTGGGCAGGATCAGTGGTGCTGGGGCGGGCTTTGGAAGCCGCAGCCTCTACAACCTAGGGGGGTCCAAGCGGGTCTCCATCGGTGGGTGTGGCGGCAACTTCCGAAGTGGCTTTGGCAACAGGGCTAGTGGTGGATTTGGGGTCAGCAGTGGATTTGGTTATGGGGGTAGCATTGGAGGGGGCTTTGGTGGCCCTGGCTTCCCCGCCTGTCCCTCCGGAGGCATCCAAGAGGTCACCGTCAACCAGAGTCTCCTGACTCCCCTCAACCTGCAAATCGACCCCACCATCCagagggtgaggaaggaggagcGGGAGCAGATCAAGACCCTCAACAACAAGTTTGCCTCCTTCATCGACAAG GTGCGCTTTCTAGAGCAGCAGAACAAGGTCCTGGAGACCAAGTGGACCCTCCTGCAGGAGCAGAACACCAAGACCGTGAGGCAGAGCCTGGAGCCCCTCTTTGATACCTACATCAATGACCTCCGTCGGCAGCTAGAGGGGATCACCACAGAGAGGGGCAGGCTGGATGCTGAGCTGAGGAACATGCAGGAGGTGGTAGAAGATTTCAAAGTCAG GTACGAAGATGAAATTAACAAGCGCACGGCTGCTGAGAATGAGTTTGTGGCCCTGAAAAAG GACGTGGATGGTGCCTACATGAACAAAGTGGAGCTAGAGGCCAAGGTCGACTCTCTGACAGACCAGATCAACTTCCTCAGGATGATCTTTGAGGCA GAGCTGTCCCAGATGCAGACCCAGGTCAGTGACACTTCCGTGGTCCTCTCCATGGACAACAACCGCAGCCTGGACCTGGACAGCATCATCGCTGAGGTCAAGGCCCAGTATGAGGATATTGCCAACCGTAGCCGAGCGGAAGCTGAGTCCTGGTACCAGACCAAG TATGAGGAGCTGCAGGTCACAGCGGGAAGGCATGGGGACGACCTCCGCAACACCAAGCAAGAGATCTCCGAGATGAACCGGATGATCCAGCGGCTGAGAGCCGAGATCGACAGTGTAAAGAAACAG tGCGCCAGCCTGCAAACGGCCATCGCTGACGCAGAACAGCGCGGAGAGCTGGCCCTCAAGGATGCACGGGCCAAGCTGGTGGACCTTGAGGAGGCCCTGCAGAAGGCCAAGCAGGACATGGCCCGGTTACTGCGTGAGTACCAGGAGCTGATGAACGTCAAGCTGGCCCTGGACGTGGAGATTGCCACCTACCGCAAGCTGCTGGAGGGCGAGGAGTGCAG GCTGAGTGGAGAAGGAGTTTCTCCAGTTAATATCT CTGTAGTCACCTCCACCGTTTCCAGTGGCCATGGCGGTGGTAGCAGCCTTGGAGGTGGAAGTCTGGGTCTCGGTGCGGGCAGCAGCTACTCCTTCACCACCAGCGGCGGGCACGGCCTAGGGGGTTCAGGATTCACTGCCAGTAGCAACCGAGGCCTGGGGGGCAGTGGCTCTAGCGTCAAGTTTGTCTCCACCACATCCTCCAGCAGGAAGAGCTACAAGCACTGA
- the LOC113189755 gene encoding keratin, type II cytoskeletal 5-like produces the protein MTQRSSITIKSGGTRNFSASSASLLPASCRPSFSSVSMSQSGKSFGGGFGGGFGTRSLHSLGGSKRISISGGYRSSRSSFGGASCGLGVGGLGYRMGGGFGGYGMGGGMMAGAGGIQEVTVNQSLLTPLNLEIDPSLQRVRKEEREQIKTLNNKFASFIDKVRFLEQQNKVLETKWSLLQDHKTTRANIEPMFEAYINNLRRQLDCLGGERGRLEMELKNMQDVVEDFKNKYEEEINRRTAAENEFVVLKKDVDAAYMNKVELEAKVDALMDEINFLRAFYEAELAQLQAQISETSVVLSMDNNRSLDLDSIIAEVKAQYEDIANRSRAEAESWYQTKYEELQRSAGRHGDDLRTTKMEISELNRAMQRLRSEIDNLKKQCATLQAAIADAEQRGELALKDAKNKLAELEDALQKAKQDMARQLREYQELMNVKLALDIEIATYRKLLEGEECRLTGEGVGSVNISVVSSSGGSGYSGGSGLCMGGGGYSSSLSYGGSGGGSGFSSTSSRGGSSSSSSMRIISKTSSSTKKSYRS, from the exons ATGACCCAACGATCTTCCATCACCATCAAATCGGGGGGCACGCGGAACTTCAGTGCCTCCTCAGCCAGCCTCCTCCCGGCGAGCTGCCGGCCCAGCTTCAGCTCTGTCTCCATGTCCCAGAGTGGAAAGAGCTTTGGGGGCGGCTTTGGGGGTGGCTTCGGGACGAGGAGCCTCCACAGCTTGGGAGGAAGCAAGAGAATCTCCATCAGCGGGGGCTACCGCTCCAGCCGCAGCAGCTTTGGGGGTGCTAGCTGTGGGCTGGGTGTCGGTGGCCTAGGGTACAGAATGGGGGGAGGCTTCGGTGGGTACGGAATGGGAGGTGGGATGATGGCTGGAGCTGGGGGCATCCAGGAGGTCACAGTCAACCAGAGTCTCCTGACACCCCTGAACCTGGAGATCGATCCCTCTCTCCAGCGGGTGCGCAAGGAGGAGCGTGAGCAGATCAAGACCCTCAACAACAAGTTCGCCTCCTTCATCGACAAG GTGCGGTTCCTGGAGCAGCAGAACAAAGTCCTGGAAACGAAATGGAGCCTCCTGCAAGACCATAAAACCACCAGAGCCAATATTGAACCCATGTTTGAAGCCTACATCAACAACCTGAGGCGGCAGCTGGACTGCCTGGGAGGAGAGCGGGGgaggctggagatggagctgaAGAACATGCAGGACGTGGTGGAGGACTTCAAGAACAA GTATGAAGAGGAAATCAACAGGCGAACAGCAGCGGAGAATGAGTTTGTGGTGCTCAAGAAG GATGTGGACGCTGCCTACATGAACAAGGTGGAGCTGGAGGCCAAGGTGGATGCCCTGATGGATGAGATCAACTTCCTGAGGGCGTTCTATGAGGCG GAGCTGGCCCAGCTTCAGGCTCAGATCTCTGAGACCTCCGTGGTCTTGTCCATGGACAACAACCGCAGCCTGGACTTGGACAGCATCATCGCCGAGGTCAAGGCGCAGTATGAGGACATTGCCAATCGCAGTCGGGCAGAAGCGGAGTCCTGGTACCAGACCAAG tatgaGGAGCTGCAGCGGTCCGCCGGCCGGCATGGGGATGACCTCCGCACCACCAAGATGGAGATCTCCGAGCTAAACCGGGCCATGCAGAGACTGCGCTCGGAGATTGATAACCTGAAGAAACAG TGTGCCACACTCCAGGCTGCCATTGCTGATGCGGAGCAGCGCGGGGAGCTGGCCCTCAAGGATGCCAAGAACAAGCTGGCAGAGCTGGAGGATGCTCTGCAGAAGGCCAAGCAGGACATGGCGCGGCAGCTCCGAGAATACCAAGAGCTGATGAACGTCAAGCTGGCTTTAGACATTGAGATTGCCACCTACCGCAAGCTGCTGGAGGGCGAGGAGTGCAG ACTCACTGGAGAAGGCGTTGGATCTGTGAACATCT ctgtggtctcttcctctggagGCTCAGGCTACAGCGGGGGCAGCGGCCTGTGCATGGGTGGGGGCGGCTACAGCAGCAGCCTCAGCTACGGTGGCAGCGGCGGGGGCAGCGGATTCAGCTCCACCAGCAGccgtggtggcagcagcagcagttcCAGCATGCGCATCATCTCCAAAACGTCGTCCTCCACCAAGAAGAGTTACAGGAGCTAA